The following DNA comes from Desulfuromonas acetexigens.
TGCTTGGTGGCAGTGTTCACCAGGGCAGAGTCTGGGGGACCTACTTGCATGGTGTTTTTGATGGCGATGAATTCCGCCGTTTTTTTGTCGATGGCTTGCGTCGTAGACGAGGTTGGAGTGCCGAGGGCAGAATCCTGGTCCGCTATGACCTGGAACCGGCGTTGGATCGCTTGGCTGATGTGGTGCGCAAGGCTCTTGACATAAAGGCTATCTACCGGAGGATCGGATTGTAATGCCGCTTGAGTTCCAGATAATCCTGGCCATGGCCATGGATGCCGTTATTGGTGATCCGCGGTGGCTGCCGCATCCAGTACGGGGAATCGGTCGAGCGGCGACGGCGCTGGAAAAACCGGTGCGTAGGCTCATCGCCTCAGAAACCCTGGCCGGTCTGGTGGCGACGCTGATTGTAATCGCATCGACGGCGCTGATCTGTTGGTTCCTGATCATGGTAATGACCGAGGTTTCTCCGTGGCTGGGAGAAGCAATGTCCATTGTGATTCTCTATTTCGGTTTCGCTGCACGCGACCTAAGCCGCCACGCTCTCCATGTCAAGTATGCTCTGGAGACTGATGACCTGGATCTGGCACGCCGACAGGTGGCGATGCTGGTAGGGCGTGATACCGAAGAACTTGACCATGCTGAAGTCTCCCGCGCCGCGGTTGAAAGCGTAGCCGAAAACACAGTTGATGCGGTTACCGCCCCTCTGCTCTTTGCCTTGATCGGTGGACCCGTGGGCACTATGGTTTATAAGGCGATCAATACCCTGGATTCGATGTTCGGTTACAAAAATGACCGATATGTCCATTTCGGTTATTTTGCCGCCAAGATCGACGACTTGGCAAACTACATTCCAGCGCGAATCACAGCGCTTTTGACGCCGGTTGCGGCGACTCTTTTAGGTTTCGATGCGCGAGGTTCCTGGCTTATTTTCCGCCGCGATCGCCATAATCACCCCAGTCCGAATGGAGGCCAGATAGAAGCGGCCATGGCTGGAGCTCTGAATGTCAGACTCGGAGGAGAGAACAGCTATTTCGGCCAACCGTCGTTTCGTCCATATATGGGCGATAACAACAGACCGCTCTGTGCGGAACGCATTGGAGAAACAGTCAGGCTGATGTGGGCGATTTCTTTGCTGATGGCGAGCTTCGGTTTGATCCTGCGCGGTGGTCTCGGCGCTTTGGCTCAATGATCATGAGTGAAAAACGCAAGAATATCCTGATTTTTACCGGTGACGGCAAGGGCAAATCGACCGCTGCCTTTGGTATGGCTGTGCGAGCCTTTGGCCATGGCCAGCGGGTGCTGATCATCCAGTTCCTCAAGCAGGATCAGAGCGTCGGTGAGCTGGCAGGTTTAAAAAAACTTGGAATTGAGGTGAAGCAGGTGGGGCGCGGTTTTGTCCCCCGACCGGACCATTCGGTCTACGAGGAACATCGGCAGGCTGCCCGGGAAGGTTTTGCCCTTGCCTGTGAAGCACTGAACTCTGGGGAACACGATCTGATTATTCTCGATGAAATCTGCGGCGCGGTCGCCAAGGGTTTATTGAAAGAGGACGAAGTGGTGAACGCCCTTGAAGCCGCGCCATTACTGAATATCGTGCTCACCGGACGTGGAGCAACGGAACGTTTGATGGCGTCCGCCGATACCGTCAGTGAAATTCACCCAATCAAACATGCTTTATCCAAGGGTGTAGCCGCACGGAAGGGGGTTGAGTTTTGAACGAGATTCCTCGTTTGCTCATGGCCGGTACGCAAAGCGGTGTCGGCAAATCTTCACTGACCCTGGCTCTGGTAGTCGCTTTCCGGCGTAGAGGTCTGCGAGTGCAGACTTTCAAGGTTGGTCCCGATTATCTCGACCCCGGTCATCTGGCGCAGGTGTCCGGGCGTCCCTGTTACAACCTGGACGGGTGGATGGCCGGTGAAGATTATTGCCGTCGCCTGTTTGAGGATGCCTGCGCTAAAGCCGACATCGCCATCGTCGAAGGGGTGATGGGGCTCTTTGATGGCAGTAGCGCCGAATCTCTCTCCGGGAGTACCGCGGAGATGGCGAGCTGGCTAAAGTTGCCGGTGTTTTTGGTTGTCAACGTCCACGGAATGGCGCGCTCAATTGCCGCTCTGGTCAAGGGATTCTCCGAATTCGACGAGCGAGTCAGTATCGCAGGGGTGATCGCCAACATGTGTGGGTCCGAGAGTCACGCTCGTTGGTTGCAGCAGGCGCTGGTGGCCGCGGGGGCGCCGCCGTTGCTCGGCAGGGTAATGCGAGACGCTTTTCCTGAGCTGCCGAGTCGTCACCTGGGACTGGTTTCAGCTCAGGAGACGGATTGGAGTGACGCTTTGATCGACCGACTCTGTGAGCTGGCGGAAAACGCAATCGATCTGGATAAGCTCTTGCAACAGTCTGCGCCGGCGTCGCCCATAAAAGCCGGCGAAGAAAAGACCTCGTTCAGCACCGCCAGGCGAGGATTAAAGCTTGCCGTCGCTCGTGATGCAGCCTTTCAATTCTATTACGCAGATCTGTTCGATGCTCTTCGTGGGCGCGGGGTGGAGGTGCAGTTCTTTTCACCTCTTGATGATGATTCCATACCGCTTCTTTGCGATGGACTTTATCTCGGCGGCGGTTATCCAGAGCTGTATGCGCACAAACTCGCTGCCAACGAGGCGATGCGCCAATCCGTCAAGGAGTTCTGCGGCAGTGGCAAACCGGTTTACGCGGAATGCGGCGGGTTGATCTACCTTTGCCGGGAAGTAGCAGTCGATAATGAGATATGTCCCATGGTTGGAGTCTTGCCGAGTCGGACCCGCATGCTGAAAAAGCGCAAAACCCTCGGCTATGTTGAGGCGACGTTACAGATGTCTACGCTCTTCGGAGCGGTCGGAACCAGACTGCGTGGTCACGAGTTTCACTACTCGGAGTTGTGCGACGACCCCATCGGTAACGACGGCTGGCAGGCTGCCTATCATTTGAGGAAAAACCGCGGTGCCCAGGTCAGAGATGAAGGCTATCAAAAAGGCCATATCCTGGCCAGTTATGCTCATCTGCACCTGGCATCTCAACCCCAGGCCTTGGATTCCTGGATTGAAAACATGTATGCCGCGCGGGAAACCACAAGGAGTAACAATGAAACGAGCTGATGGAAAACCGTTGATCCACGATCTCTATGAACATCCCCTCAGCGGACCGGAGATAGAGGCACGTTCGTTTGCTGCCATCGACACCGAAATGGGTAATTATTCCTTGTCGCAGCCGCAGTGGGAAGTGGCGCGGCGCTTGATTCATACCACTGCCGATTTCACCATGGCCGAGTTGCTCTCTTTCAGTGTTGATGCTTTTGATGCTTCTCGTGAGGCACTTTTGGCGGGTGCCAAGATTTACGCTGACAGCAATATGATTCGTTCCGGAATCTCCGTTGCCCGTCTACGACAGATCAACCCAGACTACAGCCATGAGGATATCTTCTGTCATGTTGCAGATGAGGATGTTGCAGCGCAGGCGAAAGAGGTTGGTTTGCCTCGCTCGCTCTTCGCAGTCAGAAAAGCCAAGGAGATGCTTCACGGCAGCATCGTGCTGCTTGGCAACGCTCCGGTCGCGCTGTTGGAAATCAACCGTTTGGCCATGGAGGAAGGGATTCGTCCCGCCCTGGTCATCGGCATGCCCGTCGGTTTTATCCATGTGTTGGAGAGTAAGGAGGAATTACTGAGGACCGGCCTGCCTTACGTTGTTCTCAATGGACGGCGCGGGGGCAGCCCGCTGGCGGTAGCCTGCCTTCATGCCATGTGTACGGTAGCCAGCGGACAGGTTGGCGTATGAACAGAATCTTTGCTTTGATATTGATGCAGGTGGTTTTTATGCCCATTGCAATACAGGCAGATGCGAACGAGCTAAAAAGCAAACCGGCAATCGTTCTGGTTGCTTTTGGTACTTCGGTCGAGCAGGCGCGTAAGGTGTTTGATCATATCGACAGTCGGGTGCGCCGGCGTTACCCGGAGCACAATCTGCGATGGGCTTTTACCTCGCAGTTTATCATCGACAAGCTGAAACGACGCGGGGTAGTAACCTACAATGTCGATGAGGTGATCGCGCAACTGCGTGCCGAAGGGTTTGATCGCGTCGTCTTCCAGAGTCTGCATATTGCTCCGGGGCAGGAGTACAGTAAGGTTCAGGCGGCGGATATCTCTGGTCTGCGGGTGGCCTTCGGTGATGCACTTATGACCAGTGATGAGGACATTGAGCGCACCATTGATGCCTTGCGACCCCATATCGATGCGCTGGAGCCCGCCGTTATTGCCGCTCATGGTAACGATAAGTACCCCCGCTTCAATGAACGGATAGAAGCGTTCGCTGCGCGGATTGAAGCCGATTATCCGCGTTTGGTCGTGGCCAGTGTCGAAGGAAGTCCTGGCCTTGGCCCTTTGCAGAAGATTAAGGAGATGAAACCCGATCGAGTTAATTTCGTTCCCTTGATGATCGTTGCCGGCGATCACATTCTCAACGATGTGCTCGGCGACGAAGATGGGAGCTGGAAGAATATCATCGCCGCGCCGCAAGTCGGGGTGAGTGAGTCGCTCGGTTGGAACGATGCCGTTCTGGATATTTACTTCGATCACCTTGAGGCGGCTTTGCAGCAGGTGATGCAAGAAGAGCCTGTCCGCTGATATGCGATTGTTTATCTGGATAATCCTGTTCGGTTTGTTGCTGGAGGGTGGTGAGTGCTTCTCCATGGAGAAGCGTGCGGCTGTGGATGACATGGGGCAAGCTGAAACCTCAATACGTGCCCCCGGACAGCCTGACAACGCTGCGTCGATGAGCGTTAAAAGAGTGCGTCCCGAGGGTCAGACCGGCAAAATCCTGGCCTCCGAACGGCACAAGAACGGTGACCCCGATAGTTATGAAAGCTGGAAGAGAAAATTACCCTTCTGGCCTCGCAAAGGCTTGATCCTGTTCGAGCTAATGCTCGTGATTGCCCTCGGCGTCCTGGTTGGACAGATATTGGAGGTGTCCGGCTGCGTCAAGATGCTCTCATGGGTGACTTTGCCGATCACCCGCTTGGGCAAATTGTCCCGGCATACCGGTCCGGCCTTTCTGATGGCATTTCAATCCGGCGCTGTGGCCAATAGCATGCTGGTTTCCCACCGCGACTGCGGTCAGATCAGTAACCGCGAATTGTACACCTCGGTTTATGTGGTCTCGGCTTTGTCGCTCTTCGCCCATTTGCCCACCTTCGTGGTCCCCATCGGCATTGCTTTCGGCTGGGAGGCGACCGCGGCTCTCTTTGGGGTGCGATTTTCCGCTATAGCCGTGCAGGTCTTTTTGACCCTGCTGGTCAGTCGCCAGATCTTCGGTCGGTTAGGCATTGGCGAAGAACTGCGGGGCCGGGATGTGATTGCCGAGGTGCGTGAATACCGCCAGCGCAAGGACGGATTTTGGCGCACTGTCTGGAAGCGTTCAAAGCTCACGTTGAGACGGCTACTCTTTTATTTACTGCCGACCTTTGCCTTGATGACGTCTTTGGAATATTACGGAGGTTTTGAATGGCTTGCCAAGACCATGCCCCAGCTCTTTACTTTTGATTTTCTACCGCCGCAATCGTTGTTCATTATCCCGGCTCAGGCACTGAGTTTGTACAACGGCGCGATTGCCGCGGCCAATTTTATCGATTCCGGGTCGATAACCACTCAGCAGGCGGTGATTATCATCCTATTCGGCTCAATGGTTACTGCACCGGTGCGGACTCTCAAGCATGGGCTACCGACCTATGTAGCAGTGCTCGGCCCGCGAGCTGGAACTTTTATGGCAGTCAGTGCCCAGGTACTGCGCATGCTGTTCCTGTTAATTTGCACCAT
Coding sequences within:
- a CDS encoding cob(I)yrinic acid a,c-diamide adenosyltransferase, which produces MSEKRKNILIFTGDGKGKSTAAFGMAVRAFGHGQRVLIIQFLKQDQSVGELAGLKKLGIEVKQVGRGFVPRPDHSVYEEHRQAAREGFALACEALNSGEHDLIILDEICGAVAKGLLKEDEVVNALEAAPLLNIVLTGRGATERLMASADTVSEIHPIKHALSKGVAARKGVEF
- a CDS encoding precorrin-8X methylmutase, with protein sequence MKRADGKPLIHDLYEHPLSGPEIEARSFAAIDTEMGNYSLSQPQWEVARRLIHTTADFTMAELLSFSVDAFDASREALLAGAKIYADSNMIRSGISVARLRQINPDYSHEDIFCHVADEDVAAQAKEVGLPRSLFAVRKAKEMLHGSIVLLGNAPVALLEINRLAMEEGIRPALVIGMPVGFIHVLESKEELLRTGLPYVVLNGRRGGSPLAVACLHAMCTVASGQVGV
- the cbiB gene encoding adenosylcobinamide-phosphate synthase CbiB, coding for MPLEFQIILAMAMDAVIGDPRWLPHPVRGIGRAATALEKPVRRLIASETLAGLVATLIVIASTALICWFLIMVMTEVSPWLGEAMSIVILYFGFAARDLSRHALHVKYALETDDLDLARRQVAMLVGRDTEELDHAEVSRAAVESVAENTVDAVTAPLLFALIGGPVGTMVYKAINTLDSMFGYKNDRYVHFGYFAAKIDDLANYIPARITALLTPVAATLLGFDARGSWLIFRRDRHNHPSPNGGQIEAAMAGALNVRLGGENSYFGQPSFRPYMGDNNRPLCAERIGETVRLMWAISLLMASFGLILRGGLGALAQ
- a CDS encoding nucleoside recognition protein, with translation MRLFIWIILFGLLLEGGECFSMEKRAAVDDMGQAETSIRAPGQPDNAASMSVKRVRPEGQTGKILASERHKNGDPDSYESWKRKLPFWPRKGLILFELMLVIALGVLVGQILEVSGCVKMLSWVTLPITRLGKLSRHTGPAFLMAFQSGAVANSMLVSHRDCGQISNRELYTSVYVVSALSLFAHLPTFVVPIGIAFGWEATAALFGVRFSAIAVQVFLTLLVSRQIFGRLGIGEELRGRDVIAEVREYRQRKDGFWRTVWKRSKLTLRRLLFYLLPTFALMTSLEYYGGFEWLAKTMPQLFTFDFLPPQSLFIIPAQALSLYNGAIAAANFIDSGSITTQQAVIIILFGSMVTAPVRTLKHGLPTYVAVLGPRAGTFMAVSAQVLRMLFLLICTIALMVCWF
- a CDS encoding sirohydrochlorin cobaltochelatase, with translation MNRIFALILMQVVFMPIAIQADANELKSKPAIVLVAFGTSVEQARKVFDHIDSRVRRRYPEHNLRWAFTSQFIIDKLKRRGVVTYNVDEVIAQLRAEGFDRVVFQSLHIAPGQEYSKVQAADISGLRVAFGDALMTSDEDIERTIDALRPHIDALEPAVIAAHGNDKYPRFNERIEAFAARIEADYPRLVVASVEGSPGLGPLQKIKEMKPDRVNFVPLMIVAGDHILNDVLGDEDGSWKNIIAAPQVGVSESLGWNDAVLDIYFDHLEAALQQVMQEEPVR
- a CDS encoding cobyrinate a,c-diamide synthase — encoded protein: MNEIPRLLMAGTQSGVGKSSLTLALVVAFRRRGLRVQTFKVGPDYLDPGHLAQVSGRPCYNLDGWMAGEDYCRRLFEDACAKADIAIVEGVMGLFDGSSAESLSGSTAEMASWLKLPVFLVVNVHGMARSIAALVKGFSEFDERVSIAGVIANMCGSESHARWLQQALVAAGAPPLLGRVMRDAFPELPSRHLGLVSAQETDWSDALIDRLCELAENAIDLDKLLQQSAPASPIKAGEEKTSFSTARRGLKLAVARDAAFQFYYADLFDALRGRGVEVQFFSPLDDDSIPLLCDGLYLGGGYPELYAHKLAANEAMRQSVKEFCGSGKPVYAECGGLIYLCREVAVDNEICPMVGVLPSRTRMLKKRKTLGYVEATLQMSTLFGAVGTRLRGHEFHYSELCDDPIGNDGWQAAYHLRKNRGAQVRDEGYQKGHILASYAHLHLASQPQALDSWIENMYAARETTRSNNETS